Proteins from a genomic interval of Mesobacillus sp. S13:
- the yyaC gene encoding spore protease YyaC, producing the protein MNLKNHFFERRNNVAKINHEDDLAAEKLASEILDHLPNFSTRPIVFVCIGTDRSTGDSLGPLIGTLLEEKEIAPYHVYGTLDDPIHAVNMDAKLAEIKEKHFNPFIIGIDACLGRLKSVGSIQVGNGPVKPGAGVNKELPEVGNMHITGIVNVSGFMEFFVLQNTRLNLVLKMAKTIANGIFESSQQLSKKQDWPKLNWDLEAEQPTVAE; encoded by the coding sequence ATGAATCTCAAAAACCATTTTTTCGAGCGGAGAAACAATGTGGCAAAAATCAACCACGAAGATGATCTGGCTGCAGAAAAGCTGGCTTCTGAAATCCTGGACCATTTGCCTAATTTCAGCACACGCCCAATTGTTTTTGTCTGTATTGGAACTGACCGCTCTACCGGTGATTCATTGGGTCCGCTAATCGGAACACTTCTCGAGGAAAAAGAAATTGCACCTTACCATGTATACGGGACTCTTGATGATCCAATACATGCAGTAAACATGGATGCGAAACTGGCTGAAATCAAAGAAAAGCACTTCAATCCTTTTATCATTGGCATAGACGCCTGCCTGGGAAGGTTAAAAAGTGTCGGATCCATCCAGGTAGGAAATGGTCCAGTCAAACCAGGTGCCGGAGTGAATAAGGAACTTCCCGAAGTCGGCAATATGCACATTACAGGCATCGTAAATGTCAGTGGGTTCATGGAATTCTTTGTTTTGCAAAACACAAGATTGAACCTCGTCTTAAAAATGGCAAAAACGATTGCGAACGGTATTTTCGAGAGCAGCCAGCAGCTATCGAAAAAACAGGATTGGCCAAAACTGAATTGGGATCTAGAGGCTGAGCAGCCTACAGTTGCCGAATAA